In Flavobacterium lacustre, a genomic segment contains:
- a CDS encoding glycoside hydrolase family 53 protein — MKNFKIILPLLLSFLFFTSCNSQTNVDQTPTPTPTISAFAKGADVGWLPQMEATGYKFYDTDGKQKDCLQLLKDRGINTIRLRVWVNPSNDKASGHCSPAETVTMAVRAKKLGMRIMIDFHYSDSWADPGKQTKPAAWVNHTFLELQNDVYNHTFEVLNLLKAAGVTPEWVQVGNEIPGGMLWPDGKSSNFGQLAKLLNKGYDAVKAVNTKIKVIVHVDEGNNNAKFRWFFDNAKANAVKYDVIGMSYYPYWIKSDYKVTIADLANNLNDMASRYDKEVMVVEVGGDFTLVQNTYDMLAATIKAVKAVPNNKGLGVIYWEPQGEKSWSGYQLNAWQSDGKPSPALDAFKE, encoded by the coding sequence ATGAAAAATTTCAAAATCATATTGCCGTTGTTACTCTCGTTTTTGTTTTTTACGTCCTGTAATTCTCAAACGAATGTGGATCAGACGCCAACACCAACACCAACGATTTCTGCTTTTGCAAAAGGAGCCGATGTGGGATGGTTGCCACAAATGGAAGCCACCGGTTATAAATTTTATGACACGGATGGTAAGCAAAAAGACTGTTTACAGCTTTTAAAAGACAGAGGAATCAATACCATTCGCCTTCGGGTTTGGGTGAATCCGTCTAATGATAAAGCGAGCGGACATTGCAGTCCTGCCGAAACCGTAACCATGGCGGTTCGTGCCAAAAAATTAGGAATGCGCATCATGATTGATTTTCATTACAGCGATTCATGGGCTGATCCAGGCAAACAAACTAAACCGGCTGCATGGGTGAATCATACTTTTTTAGAATTACAAAACGATGTTTACAATCATACTTTTGAAGTGTTAAATCTGTTGAAAGCAGCAGGAGTTACGCCGGAATGGGTACAAGTTGGTAATGAAATTCCGGGTGGAATGTTATGGCCGGATGGGAAATCTTCAAATTTTGGTCAACTCGCTAAGTTATTAAACAAAGGATACGATGCTGTTAAAGCGGTAAATACCAAGATTAAGGTAATTGTTCATGTTGATGAAGGAAATAATAACGCAAAATTCAGATGGTTTTTTGATAATGCTAAAGCAAATGCGGTAAAGTATGACGTAATTGGAATGTCATATTATCCGTATTGGATAAAAAGTGATTATAAAGTAACTATTGCAGATTTAGCCAATAATTTGAATGATATGGCTTCCAGATACGATAAAGAAGTCATGGTGGTAGAAGTAGGAGGCGATTTTACTTTGGTTCAAAATACGTATGATATGTTAGCAGCAACAATCAAAGCAGTTAAAGCAGTACCAAATAATAAAGGACTTGGCGTGATTTATTGGGAACCGCAAGGAGAAAAGAGCTGGAGCGGTTACCAGTTGAATGCGTGGCAGTCTGACGGAAAACCTTCACCAGCTTTGGATGCTTTTAAAGAATAG
- a CDS encoding transketolase family protein, with amino-acid sequence MNKTIDNLAADNVRALAISMVEKANSGHPGGAMGGADFMHILYTEYLNFDPTEMDWPFRDRFFMDAGHLSALMYAQYYLLGNYKKEDVQNFRQWGSVTPGHPEVDVLRGIENTSGPLGQGHAMGVGAAIAAKFLDARFSGLFNHKIYGFITDGGVQEEISQGAGRIAGHLGLNNFIMFYDSNDVQLSSMTDEVTSENTAMKYEAWGWKVITIDGHDHEQIRKALNEAHEELEKPTLIIGKTIMGKGCVTSNGDMYEGECELHGKPIGDTKADYLKTLINLGANPESPFDIYEEVKTHYSKIVAKKAEDAAYKKHQIAAWKKENPALTQKMDLFLSGALPELDLSSVVQKANAATRDASSAVLAYLAENVENIIVSSADLSNSDKTDGFLKKSSVLQKNDFSGAFLQAGVAELTMTSIANGIALHGGIIPVVATFFVFSDYMKPAIRLAAIQELPVKYVWTHDSFRVGEDGPTHQPIEQEAQIRLLEKIKNHSGNQSLLALRPADAIETSVAWDMALKNTKTPTGLILSRQNIAAIPATGTSRYQDATQAEKGGYLVQSTPNPDITLIANGSEVATLIAAAALLEKEKNLKINVASIISEGLFKQQSKAYQESIIPTGKLVFGLTAGLPVNLEGLIGDSGKVIGLAHFGYSAPASVLDEKFGFTSEHVCAEILNYIEESK; translated from the coding sequence ATGAATAAAACAATTGACAATTTAGCAGCTGATAACGTAAGGGCTTTGGCTATCTCAATGGTAGAAAAAGCAAATTCAGGACATCCGGGAGGCGCCATGGGTGGTGCTGATTTTATGCACATTTTATATACTGAGTATTTAAATTTTGATCCAACCGAAATGGATTGGCCTTTTAGAGACCGTTTCTTTATGGATGCTGGACATTTATCTGCTTTGATGTATGCACAGTACTATTTATTAGGAAACTACAAAAAAGAAGATGTTCAAAACTTCAGACAATGGGGTTCTGTAACTCCAGGACACCCGGAAGTAGATGTCCTTAGAGGAATAGAAAATACATCCGGCCCATTAGGACAAGGACACGCAATGGGAGTTGGTGCAGCTATAGCAGCCAAATTTCTAGATGCCAGATTTAGCGGACTTTTCAATCACAAAATATACGGTTTCATCACTGATGGTGGTGTTCAGGAAGAGATTTCACAAGGTGCCGGAAGAATTGCAGGGCATTTAGGCTTGAATAATTTCATCATGTTTTATGATTCAAATGATGTACAACTTTCGTCGATGACGGATGAAGTGACCTCAGAAAACACAGCGATGAAGTATGAAGCTTGGGGCTGGAAAGTCATCACTATTGACGGACATGATCATGAGCAAATTAGAAAAGCGCTGAATGAAGCTCATGAAGAATTGGAGAAACCAACTTTAATAATTGGAAAAACAATTATGGGAAAAGGTTGCGTTACCTCAAATGGTGATATGTATGAAGGCGAATGTGAATTACACGGAAAACCTATTGGTGACACCAAAGCTGATTATTTAAAAACACTAATCAATCTAGGTGCCAATCCAGAAAGTCCTTTTGATATTTACGAAGAAGTTAAAACCCATTATTCTAAAATAGTAGCCAAAAAAGCTGAAGATGCCGCATACAAAAAACATCAAATCGCTGCTTGGAAAAAAGAAAATCCAGCGTTGACTCAAAAAATGGATTTATTTTTATCCGGAGCATTACCGGAATTGGATTTGAGTAGTGTAGTACAAAAAGCTAATGCAGCGACAAGAGATGCTTCATCGGCGGTATTAGCATATTTGGCCGAAAACGTGGAAAACATAATCGTTTCATCGGCTGATTTATCGAACAGTGATAAAACAGATGGTTTCCTGAAAAAATCTTCTGTTTTACAAAAAAACGATTTCAGCGGCGCCTTTTTACAAGCTGGAGTTGCGGAATTAACAATGACTTCTATCGCTAACGGAATTGCGCTTCACGGTGGTATTATTCCTGTAGTAGCTACGTTTTTTGTGTTTTCAGATTATATGAAACCAGCGATTCGATTGGCTGCGATTCAGGAATTACCGGTAAAATATGTTTGGACACACGATTCGTTCCGAGTGGGTGAAGACGGACCAACACACCAACCTATTGAGCAAGAAGCTCAAATTCGTTTATTGGAAAAAATCAAAAACCATTCCGGGAACCAAAGTTTGTTAGCCCTGCGTCCGGCCGATGCGATTGAAACTTCTGTAGCTTGGGATATGGCTTTGAAAAACACCAAAACTCCTACGGGATTAATTCTTTCCAGACAAAATATTGCTGCTATTCCTGCAACCGGAACATCAAGATATCAAGATGCTACTCAAGCTGAAAAAGGAGGTTATTTAGTTCAATCTACTCCAAATCCTGATATTACTTTGATTGCCAATGGTTCAGAAGTTGCCACACTTATAGCTGCTGCTGCCCTTTTGGAAAAAGAAAAAAATCTAAAAATAAATGTAGCCTCAATTATATCTGAAGGGCTTTTCAAACAACAATCAAAAGCATATCAAGAAAGTATTATTCCAACCGGAAAATTAGTTTTCGGATTAACTGCCGGACTTCCTGTAAATCTTGAAGGTTTGATTGGCGATAGCGGAAAAGTAATTGGTTTAGCGCATTTTGGCTATTCGGCTCCGGCAAGTGTATTAGACGAAAAATTTGGATTTACAAGCGAACACGTTTGTGCAGAAATCCTAAACTATATCGAAGAAAGTAAATAA
- a CDS encoding DUF4982 domain-containing protein, translating into MKKLIHFLVLFLAFTQMALSQTREVKVLDTNWKFQKGDFEAAHKVNFNDSKWESVTVPHDWAIYGPFDKNVDIQKVAIVQNGEKVATEKTGRTGALPHIGTAWYRNTFTLPKDSKGKKIILLFEGAMSEPQVYLNGKKVGEWAYGYSYFYFDVSQLIEEGANTLSVKLTNKEFASRWYPGAGLYRKVSVIIKNNESIDQWGQFVTTPFINEELAKINIKTKASGENTRLVTTIFDAEGHKLSSEESTLQFGKEFDQNLKVENPKLWSPETPYLYKAVSQLYVGKELKDEISTRFGIREIKYEANKGFSLNGKITKFKGVCLHHDLGPLGVAVNKAALRRQMQILKDMGCNAIRSSHNMPSFEQLELADEMGFMFLAESFDEWVLPKVENGYHRFFEEYAEKDIVNLVQATRNHPSIVMWSSGNEVPDQWGEAGVKRAKWLQEIFHREDPTRPVTVGMDQVKATMESGFGALLDVPGLNYRVHLYDEAFSKFPQGFILGSETASTVSSRGIYKFPVVQEKMKQYPDFQSSSYDLEACSWSNVPDEDFVLQDDKPWVIGEFVWTGFDYLGEPTPYDESWPSRSSYFGINDLAGLPKDRYYLYRSRWNTKESTLHILPHWNWEGREGEITPVFVYTSYNSAELFVNGKSMGIQTKNKNTPQNRYRLMWMDVKYEPGTVKVVAFDDNGKAVAEEEVRTAGKPYQIVLNADRKTISANGEDIFFVTVSVVDENGIPCPTATNQLKFKVTGAGTYRAACNGDATSLEMFHKDTMKLFSGKLVVLVKSKTTAGDIKLEVKGAGLKSGKLTLGSVK; encoded by the coding sequence ATGAAAAAATTAATACATTTTCTGGTTCTATTTTTAGCATTTACACAAATGGCTTTGTCTCAAACACGTGAAGTTAAAGTGTTAGATACCAATTGGAAATTTCAAAAAGGCGATTTTGAAGCCGCGCATAAAGTAAATTTTAATGATTCGAAATGGGAATCCGTAACCGTTCCGCATGACTGGGCAATTTACGGGCCTTTTGATAAAAATGTAGACATACAAAAAGTTGCGATTGTTCAAAACGGAGAAAAAGTAGCTACCGAAAAAACAGGACGAACTGGTGCTTTACCTCATATTGGAACAGCTTGGTATCGCAACACATTCACCTTACCTAAAGATTCAAAAGGCAAAAAAATAATTTTACTTTTTGAAGGTGCCATGAGCGAACCTCAAGTGTATTTAAACGGAAAAAAAGTGGGAGAATGGGCCTATGGGTATAGTTATTTCTATTTTGATGTTTCCCAATTGATAGAAGAAGGAGCCAACACATTATCAGTAAAATTAACCAATAAAGAATTTGCGTCTCGCTGGTATCCTGGTGCCGGTTTGTATAGAAAAGTAAGCGTTATTATAAAAAATAACGAAAGCATTGATCAATGGGGACAGTTTGTAACAACACCTTTTATCAATGAAGAATTGGCTAAGATTAACATAAAGACCAAAGCTTCTGGAGAAAATACTCGTTTAGTCACCACTATTTTTGATGCTGAAGGACACAAACTAAGTTCAGAGGAGTCGACTTTGCAATTCGGAAAGGAGTTCGATCAAAATTTAAAAGTAGAAAATCCAAAATTGTGGAGTCCTGAAACCCCTTATTTGTATAAAGCGGTTTCCCAATTGTATGTTGGAAAAGAACTGAAAGATGAAATATCAACACGTTTTGGAATTCGAGAAATAAAATACGAGGCTAATAAAGGATTTAGCCTAAATGGAAAGATAACCAAATTTAAAGGAGTTTGTCTGCATCACGATTTGGGTCCGCTTGGAGTTGCCGTAAATAAAGCCGCTTTGCGCCGGCAAATGCAGATATTAAAAGATATGGGCTGTAATGCGATTCGTAGTTCACACAATATGCCCTCTTTCGAGCAACTTGAATTGGCGGATGAAATGGGCTTTATGTTTCTAGCAGAGAGTTTTGATGAATGGGTACTACCAAAAGTAGAAAACGGCTACCATCGCTTTTTTGAGGAATATGCCGAGAAAGATATCGTGAATTTAGTGCAGGCAACAAGAAATCATCCTTCAATTGTGATGTGGAGTTCTGGAAATGAAGTGCCGGATCAATGGGGAGAAGCAGGTGTAAAAAGAGCCAAATGGTTGCAGGAAATCTTTCACAGAGAAGACCCAACACGTCCGGTAACTGTTGGTATGGATCAAGTAAAAGCAACTATGGAATCTGGTTTTGGAGCTTTGCTTGATGTTCCGGGGTTGAATTATCGGGTACATTTATATGATGAAGCCTTTTCAAAATTTCCTCAAGGGTTTATTTTAGGTTCAGAAACCGCTTCAACGGTTAGTTCCAGAGGGATTTATAAATTTCCTGTGGTTCAAGAAAAAATGAAGCAATATCCTGACTTTCAATCTTCATCTTATGATTTAGAAGCCTGTAGTTGGTCTAATGTACCAGATGAAGATTTTGTGCTTCAAGATGATAAACCTTGGGTAATTGGAGAGTTTGTTTGGACTGGTTTTGATTATTTAGGAGAACCTACGCCTTATGATGAAAGCTGGCCGTCTCGAAGTTCTTATTTTGGAATTAACGATTTAGCGGGTTTGCCTAAAGACCGTTATTATTTATACCGAAGCCGTTGGAATACAAAAGAATCCACGCTACATATCTTACCGCATTGGAATTGGGAAGGTCGTGAAGGAGAAATAACCCCCGTTTTTGTGTACACGAGTTACAATAGCGCTGAACTTTTTGTAAATGGAAAAAGTATGGGTATTCAGACGAAAAACAAAAACACTCCGCAAAATCGCTACCGCCTGATGTGGATGGATGTGAAATATGAGCCGGGAACGGTAAAAGTCGTGGCTTTTGATGACAATGGTAAAGCTGTTGCCGAAGAAGAAGTACGTACTGCCGGAAAACCTTACCAAATTGTTTTAAACGCAGACAGAAAAACAATTAGTGCCAATGGAGAAGATATATTTTTCGTAACCGTATCTGTAGTGGATGAAAATGGAATTCCTTGCCCTACGGCGACGAACCAATTAAAATTTAAGGTTACAGGAGCGGGTACTTACAGAGCGGCTTGCAATGGCGATGCTACTTCACTCGAAATGTTTCATAAAGATACCATGAAACTTTTTAGCGGAAAATTAGTAGTGCTTGTAAAATCGAAAACAACCGCAGGGGATATAAAACTTGAAGTAAAAGGTGCAGGGCTTAAAAGCGGTAAACTGACTTTGGGTTCTGTCAAATAA
- a CDS encoding aldose epimerase family protein, producing MKIKQISHLKDNSIMELIGILADGEIVDSCELTNENGMQLKIINYGATATSLKIPLKNGKTVDVVLGFDTLEAYLNSFDLESAPYFGATVGRYAGRINKGVFSLNGKLIHLNKNNNANALHGGNIGFSQKIWEIKNVKEGKNPSITLAYFSPDGEENYPGDLSAEITYMVSEENELIIEYKAISTEDTVVNLTHHSYFNLDGHDSDILDQELIVNSQKMVETTSENIPTGRFLELDNNPFDFNEPKKCPSKIDNTFVLENENEFAASLFNKNNNLKMTVYTNQPGVHIYVGGNCFNTIKGKENVDYHTLSGICFETQNFPDAPNHEHFPSSVLKKGEVYHHKTIYKFQSF from the coding sequence ATGAAAATAAAACAGATATCACATTTAAAAGACAATTCTATAATGGAATTAATTGGTATATTGGCTGATGGAGAAATTGTTGATTCTTGTGAATTAACGAATGAAAACGGAATGCAGTTGAAGATTATTAATTATGGTGCAACGGCAACTTCTTTGAAAATCCCTTTGAAAAACGGAAAAACCGTAGACGTTGTTTTAGGATTTGATACTCTTGAAGCATATTTAAACTCGTTCGATTTAGAGAGCGCTCCTTACTTTGGCGCAACTGTAGGCAGGTATGCCGGCAGAATTAATAAGGGTGTTTTTAGTTTGAATGGAAAACTAATTCATTTAAACAAGAACAATAATGCTAATGCTTTACATGGTGGAAATATTGGCTTTAGCCAAAAAATATGGGAGATAAAAAACGTAAAAGAAGGGAAGAATCCGTCAATAACTTTAGCGTATTTTAGTCCTGATGGCGAAGAAAATTATCCAGGGGATTTATCTGCCGAAATCACCTACATGGTATCAGAAGAAAACGAATTAATTATTGAATATAAAGCCATTTCAACCGAAGATACAGTTGTGAATTTAACCCATCATAGTTATTTTAATCTGGATGGACATGATTCTGATATTTTAGACCAGGAATTAATTGTAAATTCCCAAAAAATGGTGGAGACAACCAGTGAAAATATCCCAACCGGTAGGTTTTTGGAATTAGATAATAATCCTTTCGATTTTAATGAACCTAAAAAATGTCCTTCAAAAATAGATAACACCTTTGTTTTAGAAAATGAAAATGAATTTGCGGCATCGCTTTTCAATAAAAATAATAATCTGAAAATGACCGTTTATACGAATCAGCCCGGAGTGCATATTTATGTCGGAGGAAACTGTTTTAATACCATAAAAGGAAAAGAAAATGTAGATTATCATACTTTGAGTGGTATCTGTTTTGAAACCCAAAATTTTCCGGATGCGCCCAATCACGAACATTTTCCCAGTTCTGTTTTAAAAAAAGGAGAAGTATATCATCACAAGACAATTTATAAATTTCAATCCTTTTAA
- a CDS encoding GntR family transcriptional regulator has product MKIISIQNNLGIPKYKQIILSIEKAIDEGHLKKEERLPSINKVCLEFSLSRDTVLQAYEELKKRGIIYAILGKGYYIKSTEVSIKQRIFLLFEELNIFKEDLYNSFLENIGKDVQVDIFFHHFNLQVFQKLINDSNGNYTKYIIMPTNLIGAAAIIETLPVNDVYILDQTNPELNSFPAVYQNHKKDIYEGLVKGKSRLNKYEKLIMIFPGFREPLGMKIGFENFCSNFEFNFEIITEFKNREINKGEVYVIPSDRDLVRVIEKANLQDLKLGSDFGIISYNETPLKKIVANGITTISTNFEAMGKILAQMILKGKKEQIENKSALIIRNSL; this is encoded by the coding sequence ATGAAAATAATTTCGATTCAAAACAATCTTGGCATCCCAAAATACAAGCAAATTATCCTTTCAATAGAGAAAGCAATTGATGAAGGCCATTTAAAAAAAGAGGAGCGATTGCCTTCAATAAACAAAGTCTGTCTTGAATTTTCTTTGTCGCGAGACACCGTTTTACAGGCTTACGAAGAGTTGAAAAAAAGAGGGATAATCTACGCCATTCTTGGGAAAGGATACTATATAAAAAGTACCGAAGTGAGCATAAAACAACGGATATTTTTACTTTTTGAAGAACTGAATATTTTTAAAGAAGACCTGTATAATTCCTTTTTAGAGAACATTGGAAAAGACGTTCAGGTTGATATTTTCTTTCATCATTTTAACCTTCAGGTTTTTCAAAAACTCATCAATGACAGTAATGGTAATTACACAAAATACATTATAATGCCCACCAATTTAATTGGAGCCGCTGCCATTATTGAAACCCTACCAGTAAATGACGTTTATATCTTAGATCAGACTAATCCTGAACTAAATTCCTTTCCCGCCGTATATCAAAATCATAAAAAAGACATCTATGAAGGCTTGGTAAAAGGGAAATCCAGATTAAATAAATACGAAAAACTTATTATGATTTTCCCAGGATTCCGAGAACCTTTAGGAATGAAAATTGGATTCGAGAATTTTTGTTCCAATTTCGAATTTAATTTTGAAATCATCACTGAATTTAAGAATCGGGAAATAAATAAAGGCGAAGTTTATGTGATTCCGAGTGACCGGGATTTGGTTCGGGTAATCGAAAAAGCAAATCTTCAAGACTTAAAATTAGGAAGTGATTTTGGAATTATTTCCTATAATGAAACCCCATTAAAAAAAATTGTCGCAAACGGAATTACAACTATTTCGACAAATTTTGAAGCGATGGGAAAGATTCTGGCTCAAATGATTCTGAAAGGAAAAAAAGAACAAATAGAAAACAAAAGCGCCTTGATTATTCGGAATTCTCTGTAA